The segment TTTTCGTCATTTCCACCTTGTTCTTGTTGGGTATTCCCTCCGTTTCCACTATCTGTAGCTGACGAATTTGTAGAATTTGTAGAATTTGAATTTGTAGAGCTACATGCAGCTAAAAAAAATAGAAAAAGTACCGATAGAATTAAAGTCTTGTAATTCACCTTCTGAATTTTCATTTACCTAACCTCCTTGTAATAATTATTTTTTAGATTTAAAGTGTTTTTACCGATTTAAAAACACTAGGAGTAAATTGTTTCAACTTTGGCATCACACCTTCTGCAAAACGATTCATATTCTCAATTACCTGGTTATGCGGCATCGTTCCAAACTGCAGCATCGGAACAACCATACCAGCTCCTACCTTATCAGCGATTTCCATAATCGTTTCAGCAACAGTATCTGCACTTCCAACAATCGCATATTTCGTTTCGATTAATTCCTCATATGGCTTTCCTCTTGTCGCACCACCCTTCATTTTTAATACTGCTTCCATTGAGCGTTCAGATAAGTAGCCTGGTGGAAATAACGATTGCGGTGGGCGATGTTGTAGTTTTTGCACTAAATATTCTAAATGCGGCTTCGCTTCGTTATAGGCTTTTTCATCTGTGTCACTTATATATACCGGCATCGCCCAACCTACTTGGTCCTCCGTAGGAGTATAGCCAAAATCCTCCTGACAGGCATGATGGAAACTCCCCAACACTTTTTCGATGTTCTTGATTGGGCTGAATGTTTGCAGCAATGTATAGTGGTTTTCAGCTACCCAATCAATAGTTTCTCCGCTCCCCTGAGTAGGAATCCATATTGGAGGATGTGGATCCTGATAAGGCCGTGGCCACGGATTTACGTACCTTGCACTATAATGCTCCCCGTACCATTCGAACGGACCTGGTTTTGTCCAGGCTGCGAGTATTAAATCATGTGCTTCATGGAATCGATCTCTAGAGGTAGTAGGATCAATCGGAAATACATGGTATTCACTTCCTATACCTCTCACAAATCCACAAATAATTCGCCCCTTGCTCATGTTATCTAACATTGCTACTTCCTCGGCAATCCTTAATGGATGCTGTCGTAAAGGGAGTGCATTACCTAATAATGCAATTTTCACCTTAGAGGTTCGTTGTACTAATGCCGATGCCACTACATTAGGGCTAGGCATTAATCCATAAGCTGTTTGATGATGTTCATTTACACAAATGCCATCAAATCCTAAATCTTCTGCATAGCTTAATTCTGTTAAGTAATTTTCGTATAATTCAGCACCCTTTTTAGGATCATAATTTTCATTGGAATATGTTACCCATGAAGATTTGTTATTTTCTTTAAAATCATCTGGCAAGTACTGCCAAGGCATTAAATGAAACATAAATACTTTCAATGAGTTCCCCTCCTACTGTTTAATGTCTCTCTAGGAAAGCAGTTACCATCTTGACAAAATAATCTGCTTGTTCCAATTGTGGAACATGTGAGCTTTCCTCTACATATTGGATTTGTGCATGTGCGATATACTTTTTAAATTCCTCTGCATAGCGTGCTGATAAAATCTTATCTTCTTTTCCCCAAACAATAAGTGTTGGCGCCTTAATCCGATGTAATCGGAATTTTAGTTTAGGATCATGAAAACGCGGCGTCCAAGCTAATCTTGACGTCATTGCTTGAGCTCTGGCCAATTCTAAAAATTCTAGCTCTCTTTCTACTTTATTTTCCGAATTAAAATATCTAAGTTTATTATGTTCTTCACTTGAGATCATATATAAATCTGGTATTCTTAAATCTGGTCGATAAAGCCCCATAGAATCTACTAATATTAAATTTTTTACGCGTGCTGAATATCGACTTGCAAAATCAGCAGAAAGCCATCCGCCTAATGAATGTCCAACAATATTGACTCTTTCTACCTTCAGATTATCTAAAATATCAAGCAAATAAAAAGACAAATCATCCATCTTAGTTAACCAATCTGGTCTTTGCGATTCGCCAAAACCAGGTAATTCAAGCGCAATTACGCGATAATTGGCTGACAATTGTTCCTGAAATGAATGCCATTGTGTCACTCCATTATAATCGTGTAAAAAAAGTAAAGGTTCTCCCGTCCCTTTCTCTTGATAACGAATTTTTTTTCCATTTATATCAAGTTCTTCAAATGTCAATTGTGTTGGCGACATTAATGTCCCTCCTTATCACTTGCTGAATATCAGATATTTCTATAAATTCTGAAATCATTTATCAG is part of the Bacillus sp. Marseille-P3661 genome and harbors:
- a CDS encoding LLM class flavin-dependent oxidoreductase, which encodes MKVFMFHLMPWQYLPDDFKENNKSSWVTYSNENYDPKKGAELYENYLTELSYAEDLGFDGICVNEHHQTAYGLMPSPNVVASALVQRTSKVKIALLGNALPLRQHPLRIAEEVAMLDNMSKGRIICGFVRGIGSEYHVFPIDPTTSRDRFHEAHDLILAAWTKPGPFEWYGEHYSARYVNPWPRPYQDPHPPIWIPTQGSGETIDWVAENHYTLLQTFSPIKNIEKVLGSFHHACQEDFGYTPTEDQVGWAMPVYISDTDEKAYNEAKPHLEYLVQKLQHRPPQSLFPPGYLSERSMEAVLKMKGGATRGKPYEELIETKYAIVGSADTVAETIMEIADKVGAGMVVPMLQFGTMPHNQVIENMNRFAEGVMPKLKQFTPSVFKSVKTL
- a CDS encoding alpha/beta fold hydrolase — protein: MSPTQLTFEELDINGKKIRYQEKGTGEPLLFLHDYNGVTQWHSFQEQLSANYRVIALELPGFGESQRPDWLTKMDDLSFYLLDILDNLKVERVNIVGHSLGGWLSADFASRYSARVKNLILVDSMGLYRPDLRIPDLYMISSEEHNKLRYFNSENKVERELEFLELARAQAMTSRLAWTPRFHDPKLKFRLHRIKAPTLIVWGKEDKILSARYAEEFKKYIAHAQIQYVEESSHVPQLEQADYFVKMVTAFLERH